The following are encoded in a window of Castanea sativa cultivar Marrone di Chiusa Pesio chromosome 9, ASM4071231v1 genomic DNA:
- the LOC142610196 gene encoding translocase of chloroplast 34-like: MASQLIRDWVGINTFATATQTKLLELLGKLKQEDVSTLTILVMGKGGVGKSSTVNSIIGERAVTVSPFQSEGPRPVMVSRSRAGFTLNIIDTPGLIEGGYVNDQALEIIKRFLLNKTIDILLYVDRLDAYRVDNLDKQIVKAITDSFGKGIWNRALVVLTHAQLSPPDGLPYEDFYSKRSEALLKVVRMGAGLKKHDKQDFAIPVVLVENSGRCNKTESDEKVLPNGTAWIPHLVKTITEVVLNGSHSIVVDKKLIEGPNPNERGKFLIPLIFALQYFFVIKPIERAIKNDIAKESRPSWEMRDTGMGSRKF, from the exons ATGGCGTCCCAGCTTATTCGTGATTGGGTAGGGATCAACACATTCGCTACTGCCACCCAGACCAAATTGCTTGAATTGTTGGGAAAGCTTAAGCAGGAG GATGTGAGCACATTGACAATACTTGTAATGGGGAAAGGTGGTGTTGGGAAATCCTCAACCGTAAACTCGATCATAGGAGAAAGAGCTGTGACTGTTAGTCCTTTTCAG TCGGAAGGACCAAGGCCTGTTATGGTGTCGCGTTCAAGGGCTGGATTTACTTTGAACATCATTGACACTCCAGGACTTATAGAAGGAGGATATGTCAATGACCAGGCACTTGAGATTATAAAACG TTTCCTTCTGAACAAGACCATTGATATCCTACTCTATGTGGACCGCTTGGATGCGTATAGGGTTGATAACTTGGATAAGCAGATTGTTAAAGCCATAACAGATAGTTTTGGTAAAGGAATATGGAATAGGGCTTTGGTGGTCCTTACACATGCTCAGCTCTCACCACCTGATGGGCTACCTTATGAAGACTTTTACTCCAAAAGGTCTGAGGCTCTTCTAAAAGTTGTTCGTATGGGTGCTGGGTTAAAAAAGCATGATAAGCAG GATTTTGCAATCCCAGTTGTTTTGGTTGAGAACAGTGGGAGATGTAATAAGACTGAAAGTGATGAAAAG GTTCTTCCAAACGGGACTGCTTGGATTCCTCATTTAGTCAAAACAATCACAGAAGTTGTGTTGAATGGAAGCCATTCTATTGTTGTTGACAAGAAGCTGATTGAAGGGCCAAACCCTAATGAGAGAGGGAAGTTCTTAATTCCGCTTATTTTTGCCCTCCAA TATTTCTTTGTCATTAAACCAATTGAACGTGCCATCAAGAATGATATTGCAAAGGAGAGTAGACCATCATGGGAGATGCGTGATACAGGCATGGGCAGTCGCAAGTTCTGA